A region of the candidate division WOR-3 bacterium genome:
CCTTATAAGCGAGGATGGAAAAATCAAGCTGGCTGACTTTGGACTTGCAAGAATCCTTGGAAGAGGAGAACTCAAACTCGCCATCGTTGGTACCCCTTTCTATATGGCCCCTGAAGCCTGGAAGGGGGAAGTTACCATTTCTTCAGACATTTACAGTCTTGGGTGTATTTTATACGAGCTCCTCACAAAAAGACCACCTTTTTATGCGGAAAGCATCGATAAGTTGAGATATAAGGTCTTTAACGACCGCGTAGAGCGGGTCCCGGGAGTCTCCTTTGAGGTCAATGAACTGGTAAAAAAGATGTTAAGTAGAATCCCTGCCAAAAGGCCTTCCGCCGGTAAAGTCCTCTCTGAGGTAAACAAACTTTTGAAAAATCCCGAAATAGGCTTTTTCACCGTCGAAAGTAGGAAAAAAGAGACCTTTTTTGGAAACCTTACGGAGGAGCAAATAAACTTTGTAAAGGATCCAAAGGACGTGGTCATTCTGAAAGGGATAGTTGGAAGCGGAAAAACGACATCCTTAGCCTATAAGGTTGCCTATGAAATAAAGGTCAAACACGAGGATCCTCAACACTTTCTCTTTTTAACCTTTACTGGAAAAGCGGTAAACCTCTTCAGGGCAACTCTCGAGAAACTATTAGAGGAAGAGAATGTAAAGGACATTACCGCCTGCACCTTTCACCAGTTTGGTCAGATGGTTCTGAGGTACGGAATCGAAAGATTGGGCTTCTCTGAAGACTTCCGTGTGATTACTGACAAAGAGGCCGAGGACATCCTAAAGGCCTTTATTTCTCTTTCTCCACAGGCAAAAACCGTGTTAAGAGAAATTAAATTGGCAAAGGCAAACCTCATCACTCCGGAACAATTGGAGGCCATGGCGGAATCTGAATGGACGAGGGAAGTAGTCCACTTTTATAAAAGGTACCAGGAAGAACTCAGAAGATCCAATTCCCTTGACTACGAAGATTTAATCTTATATGCGGTGGAGTTACTCAAAAAACACCCGGATATTAGAAAGGATGTCCAGGAACGATTTAAGTTCATAGTGATCGATGAGTTCCAGGACGTAAACAAGGCGCTCTTTGATTTGATCCTTCTCCTGAAAGGCCCCAACAACAAACTCTGGGTTGCAGGTGACGAGGCTCAATCTATCTACGGATTCCGTGGCGCATCCCCTGTTTATTTGCGGAGTCTTGAAACTAAGTTTCCAGAAGCCTCAAAACACTTTCTCAGTGTGAATTTTAGAACGGCAAGGAAAATTGTGGAGGCAGGATTGAACCTTCTCAGCCACAGCAGAGAAATTAGCATTGTGCGCACCCTCAACACTTTAGTACAGGAAGAGGGCAACGTTTCCATCTCCTACTTTGAGAATGAAGTAAAGGAGGCGCAATTTGTTGCCGAAAAAATAAACAAGCTTAAAGAGGAAGGGATTGATTACACAGAGATCGCCGTTATTTACCGCACCAACGAATATTCCAGGAGCATAGAGGACGCCTTGAAAAAATACGAGATACCCTATACCATACTGGAGGGAGAGAGTTTTTACGACCTACCGGAAATCAAAGTCGCCCTCGGATTTTTTAACCATTACCTTGGAAACTACTCGGGCCAGAATATTGAGTTCCTTTTGAAACATTTTCTAAAATTCCCCTCGGATCTTGTAACGAAGGTAATCAAAAAATATGAAAAAAGTGGTAGTGTAGATGTCTCGACGGAAAGAGGAGAATTTTCTGTGAAATTAAAGGCATTAAATACCTTTCTCTCAAGACCTAAAAGGCAGGCTAATGGAGAAGAATTACCCCCAAAAGAGCCTCAGGAAATTTTGGAGGATATTATAAACTTTGGGCAAACTCAGGGATGGTTTTCAACAAAATCCATGGAAACTTTGCAGGAATTTTTAATCTCACTACAAGACATGAAATTAAAAGACGTAAGGGATGTCTTCAATTACGTCTCCCTGATGCGGGAGGTTGGCGTATCGGCTACAAGACATTACGGTGTTCTCCTACTTACTGCCCACAAGGCAAAAGGCCTCGAGTTTAATACGGTCTTTATAACCGGCCTCGTCGAAGGCTTCTTCCCCCTTGGTAAAAAAACTTTAAAACGCGAACATTTAGAGGAGGAGAGAAGGCTTCTTTACGTTGCACTCACCAGGGCCCAGAAGAACCTTTTCCTGACTTACCCTTTATACTATAAGAATGAGAAAAAGGAACCGTCGAGATTTATCTTAGAGCTTGTGAAAAGGAGATAGAATGATCCCGTTAAAAGACTTGAATCCTTCCAGGAGATTCCCCATTTTAAATCTCGCATTAATCCTTGCAAATGTGCTTGTTTTCTTCTATGAACTTTCTTTGGGGCGGAACGTAGTACAATTTTTCTACCAATTTGGCTTCGTTCCTTACAACTTCACACTTTACTTAGCAGGCCGGACTGAAACATCCTATATCTTTCCCATCTTCACATCTATGTTCCTTCACGGTGGTTGGGCCCATATTATCGGCAATATGCTTTACCTCTATGTCTTTGGTGACAACGTTGAGGATACTTTCGGGAAAATTGACTATCTTTTGCTTTACATCTTATCAGGGGTGGCTGCGGTTTTCGCCCAGTATTTAATTGCCCCCCTCTCAAAAATTCCAATGATTGGCGCCTCAGGTGCAATTTCTGGGGTACTTGGAGCCTACTTAGTGCTTTTCCCAAGAGCTAAGATCATTTCTTTAGTACCAGACCCCTTCACCTTTGGACTCTTTTTCAGAATCGTACCAATCAACGCCTTCTATTATCTTTTTATATGATTCCTTCTGCAGTTAATGCAAGGTGTGGCTACGCTACCCTTTGCCGGTAAAATTGGAGGTACCGCCTTCTGGGCTCATATCGGCGGTTTCGCCTTTGGTGTGATTTATACCCTTATCTATCTCTCATTCAAGGCTCACCGGCATAAGGAGATATAGAAGTTTAAATTCCGATTGATCCGCGGGACTTATCTTACAAGCCATCTTTGGCCCATAGAAGTTAAATACCACTTCATCGCCAGGAATGTGCCTAATTATTTCGTGTAAGAATTTCACATTAAAGCCGATCCTGAGGTCCTCTCCTTTATATTCTCCGGTAATGTATTCCTTAGCCTTCCCACTCTCAGACAGTCCACTCAAGTAAGATCCTGATGGAGAGAGAGTCCACTCAACAACGGGGCTTCCAGAAGAAACGACTTCCTGGATCCTCTTCAAACTTCCGTCCATTTCTTTAACTGAGGTCCTGAAAACGAAGCCCTCTTCCCTGGGGATCACGTCTCTATACGGAGCGTAGGGCCCTTCAATAACCCTGGTCACGAGCTTAGATCTCTTGAATGTAAAGGAGAACAGACCTTTGTCCTGTGCTAAAAGTACCTCATCTTCATCGGTATTTTCGATAAAATCAAAAACATCCTTACTCAAAATTGCCTCAAGTTTACCGTCACTTGCTTCGATCTTCTTTATGTAAAGCCCAAGCTTGTGGGCATCAGAGGCTACAATCCTCATTTCATCTGAGTCAACCTCAATTAAAATACCGTTGAGGAATGGCCTGGGATCGTCCTTAGCAGCGCAAAAACCGACTAAGGAGTAACCAGTGAGCAGTGCATCGGTACTGACCGCGACACTCTTTTGTTCACTAAACTCCTTCATTCTTGGAAATTCTTCCGGTGGCAAACTTGGAAAGGTATATTCGCTCTTGTCCCATTTAATGGAAGAAACCCTATCTGCATATGAAATTTTAACGACAGGAACATCAAGAGTTGAAAGAATCCTCAAGATTGACCGCCCGGGAACGGTGAAAGCGACGTTTTCCACACTTTCCACAGGGAGGTATCCTCTTATGGAAAAGTCCATATTTGACGCATAAAGAAAGAGTTTGTTGTCCTTTATTTCGAAAAGGATATTGCCTAATATAGGTAGGGTGGCCCTCGAAGGTATCGCCGTTGAAACCTGCTGGATTAACTTCCGCAGATTTTCTTTATCCACAGTAATCTCCATAACTACCTCCTCTTTTTTAAAACATATTTTAAACAAGAAGTAACAATAGTAGTCCCCATCAAATTGTGTAAAATTATAAAACTTACTGCGCTACCAGTAAAAACGCCTGTGGAAAAAGGTGTGGAAAACATCTTAGATTAGTTTGAGTTTCCTGTTGATTTCGTTAAGTAAAACTTCAATTTGTGGATCATCTTTCATCTGTTCAATTTTCTGGATGCTGTGAAGCACGGTAGTGTGGTCCTTTCCTCCGAAGTAGCTGCCTATCGCACTCAACGATAGTCCTATTACGTTTCTCGCTATGTACATTGCTATTTGTCTTGCAAGGACGACCTCCTTTTTTCTGGTTTTTGACTTAAGATCGTAGGGTGTCAGTTTAAATTCCTGGGCTACAACTCTCAAAACTTCCTGCATAGTTACATTTGGTGTCGGTTTTATGAAGTTCGCAAGGAGCTCCTTCGCTTTGTCCAATGTAACGAGGCTTTTTGTAAGTGACATGTAAGCCTTGAGTATTTTTATTGCACCCTCTATAGACCTTACGTTGTCCCTTATATTCTCTGCGATGAAAATAATCACTTCTTCAGAAAGCAGGATTTTTTCTTCTTCAACTTTTCTTTTTGTTATAGCGAGCCTCGTTTCAAAATCTGGCTTTCCTATCTCCGTTACCAGTCCCCACTGGAATCTGGATACAAGCCTCTCCTCTAAAGCATAAATTTGCTGGGGGGACCTGTCCGAGGTCATTACAATCTGTTTCTGCTTTTCGAACAAGTAATTGAAGGTGTGGAAGAGCTCTTCTTGCAAAATGTTTTTGTCCTGCAGAAATTGAATATCATCTATGAGCAAAATATCTACACTTCTGTATTTCTCTCGGAATTCCTTCATCCTTTTTCTCTGCAGTGAATCAATGAGTTCGTTCATAAGGTCCTCACAGCGGATAAGGGCTGCGCGAATCTTGGAGCCTTTAGAATATATAAAGTTCCCGATGGCATTGAGGAGATGGGTCTTCCCAAGGCCAACGCCGCCGTAGATGAAGAGAGGGTTGTATTCCTGTCCGGGGTTTTGTGCCACCCGTGTAGCCGCATGGTAGGCCATTTCATTGGATTTTCCCACTATAAAGCTGTCAAAGGTAAACCTCGGGTTAAGTGGATACTTAGGCGAGAATATCACCCTTTTTGAGGATGGCGCCTCTTCAACGGTATCTTCTATTTCCTTGGCCTTTGGAGTAAAGATTATGTTAAGGTTTTTACCCAGCTCTTTGAGTATATCATTAATAACTTTCCTGTAGTTAGACTCTATCCACTCTATCCAGAAGCTATTGGGTGCCTCAACAATAAGCCTGTCTCCCGTGTAACCAACACCGACGGTTTTAACGAACCAGGTATTAAAGGAACTTTCAGGTAAACGAGTTTTTAATATTTCGAGGATATCAGACCAAATTTCCTTTGCCTTCTCTTCGTTTTCCCTCACAGAAAGTTTCTCCATATGCCACTCCTTTTAACAAATATTCAGAATCTAAGTTTTTGTGGTAGAAATATTTATAAAGTTTTCCACATACAGAGTGTGGATTTTCTGTAGATAACTTTCTAACTCCTTAGAGCTACGCATGTTAAATAAACCCCTGTGTTTCAAGCACCTATAAAAAAATAAACCTTTCATCCTGTTGAGAATATAATGGGCCATTTTCAGATGGTCAAGTTCCTTCTTTTTTCTCACCTTTTGACGTTTTCCAGCGTTTGTAATGTTCTAAGTCGTCCTTTACTGAGGCCAAAACGGATCCAAGTACTGCAAGGTCGTCGAATAAGCCAAAGGGCAGACTAAGGTCTGGAATGAGATCGAGGGGATTTAAAAGGTAAAGGAGGGCAAAAACTATTAAGGCAATAGTTCTCCAGGGAACCACTTTATACTCGTCATTCCAGTAATCTTTTATAAGTGAAATTAAAAGGCTTAAGTCCTCCTTGATTCCCTTTTGGAGTTTCCCCTCCAGTTCTTCTACGCGGTTTTTAATTGCTTCCTCGTTTTTTACAACCTTTTCCACATCTTCTTTTTTAACTTTTTCGCTCCCCTTCTTTATGAAATCTTCAACCATACTAAGCCCCCTTTCCCTTTATCCTTACGAGGATATATAGGATTAGAATAATGTAAAGGATGGAAAAAACAAAAAGCGAAGCGGGATTGTGGGCATTTAAGCTGTCGCCCGGGAGATTACTGAGGCGATGCGAGGAGTCGAGCATAAACCTTGATAAAATAAAGGCGCAATTTCTAAAGGGTATCCAGAGAGGCAGCCCTGTCGCAAGAAAGAAGAGGATGAAAAAGGATTCAAAGATGATAAGGAAGGTCACAGGGATAAGGAAGAGGTTGGAGAAGATGCAGGCTAAGGAAACCTTTCCGAAAAACGTTACTTGAAGAGGGAGAGTAAAGAGCAGGGGGACAAGGACTGACACAAAATAATTTTCGATATTATAGGTCCATTTTTCCTTTGGGATTTTTAATGAGAGTATCTCTGAAAGGGAAAGATAACCCAGAATTGCGAAGTAGGACATCAAAAAGGAAGGGTCCTTAAGCCACTGGGGCTTGAAGAAAATTGATAAGGAGAAGGCAATACCCCAGATGTTCAATGCCATTACCTTTCTCCCAATTATGCTGCTTAAATTTAAGAGTAAAAGAAACCAAAAAGCTCTGAGGCAGGGGGCTAAGGGGCCAAGGGAAAAGGTGTAAAGGCCGCCAAAGACAGAGGCAAAAATCTTAGATATCGTATCATTTCTGAAAATGAACATAAAAAGTGTATTGAATAGCATGAAAAGGAATCCAAGGTGGAGGCCGGATATGGCCAAGAGGTGTGCTACCCCTGCCTTTCTAAAGTTTTCAACGGTCTCTTTACTCATATCTTTCCGATCACCTGTTAAAAGGGCTTTTATGAGCAACCCCTCTTCATAAAGACCGAAAGCCTGCATAAGGTAGAAGTTCAACCGATTGTGGATTTTATCAAAGAAATTCTTACTATCTTCAATAAGTTCAACATAGGTAGGCAAAAGGGTATTAATGTTACTTTTGTATATGCCCTTAATTTCCAAAAGGGTACCCTGTTTGAATCCCGGCATCGAGGTTTTTAGCTCTATCGGAGTGCCGCTCAGTTTCAAGATGCTTTCGTTAAATAACCTGAAGTTACCTGAAATTGTCTTGTTGTCGAGTTCTTTAAGTGTAACCTGTAGTTTTTGCTGGGGAATGCCCCTTAGAAATCCGATGCAGGCGAAAAGGGCAAGAATTAAAAAGTCAATGTTTTTAAGTGTGATGGAAAAAACTAATAAGAAGGCTAAAAGGGCAATAAAGGGAACAAACTTGGAAGATAATAACATCCCCAGCCCCATGGTTATTGCGATGTAAAACCACGGGGCTGAGGATGGCTTTGCCTTATTCAACCTTGATTATTTTATAGGTTTTTGAGTAGTTTCCTTTGTACGAATCCACTTTCAAGATGTAGATACCTGTGGGAATGGATCCTGTCTCAATCGTTACCCTCCCCTCGTAGGGTTTTATCTCCCTGAGGTAAACGATCCTTCCCATTGGGTCGTAAAGTATGGCCTTACCGCCTTCCTCGAAGTTCTTGACCTCTAAGGTTAGGCTGGTTTTTGTGACAGGATTTTTCAAAGTCGCCACAGGTTTTAAGACCTCGTTCACTGGGGTTAAAACTGCACTGTCGGTGGTAAACTTGATAAACCGGCCCGAAGTAATGGTAGCAATAGAAGGGTCGAATTGTTGATTGTAATAGCATTGAAGGCCAGTATTGTGAGAGGGAGACTCAATTCCGATGGTAGCGTCTATGTTTTGCGGCACATATTGATAAACGAAAATTATTTCACCATCCCCTGTCCGGGTTTGGTAGTAGAGAGGGTCTCGCAGAATCACCTCAAAGGTTACAGTTTGTGACAGCCCCCAGATTTCTACATCTTTCCACATAATGGTAAACTGGTGGGCGATAGGATCATGATAATAGTAGATGTCGCCACTGGTGTATGGATCGAGGTCTGTAAAGAATGGTGCAATAAGGGCTGGGGGATTGTTGGGATCGGGAATTGGCCTGTTCTGGTAGGT
Encoded here:
- a CDS encoding UvrD-helicase domain-containing protein, translated to MIIPEKLGKYKILEFLGSGSFGSVYYAEDTLLKKPVALKVQTAKAEKSKELIEEARTLFELNHENIVRFYNIEIIDDKIVLVMEPVRGQTLRDVIERQAPLKVEDALNIVKEVLKALDYAHNKGFVHGDIKPENILISEDGKIKLADFGLARILGRGELKLAIVGTPFYMAPEAWKGEVTISSDIYSLGCILYELLTKRPPFYAESIDKLRYKVFNDRVERVPGVSFEVNELVKKMLSRIPAKRPSAGKVLSEVNKLLKNPEIGFFTVESRKKETFFGNLTEEQINFVKDPKDVVILKGIVGSGKTTSLAYKVAYEIKVKHEDPQHFLFLTFTGKAVNLFRATLEKLLEEENVKDITACTFHQFGQMVLRYGIERLGFSEDFRVITDKEAEDILKAFISLSPQAKTVLREIKLAKANLITPEQLEAMAESEWTREVVHFYKRYQEELRRSNSLDYEDLILYAVELLKKHPDIRKDVQERFKFIVIDEFQDVNKALFDLILLLKGPNNKLWVAGDEAQSIYGFRGASPVYLRSLETKFPEASKHFLSVNFRTARKIVEAGLNLLSHSREISIVRTLNTLVQEEGNVSISYFENEVKEAQFVAEKINKLKEEGIDYTEIAVIYRTNEYSRSIEDALKKYEIPYTILEGESFYDLPEIKVALGFFNHYLGNYSGQNIEFLLKHFLKFPSDLVTKVIKKYEKSGSVDVSTERGEFSVKLKALNTFLSRPKRQANGEELPPKEPQEILEDIINFGQTQGWFSTKSMETLQEFLISLQDMKLKDVRDVFNYVSLMREVGVSATRHYGVLLLTAHKAKGLEFNTVFITGLVEGFFPLGKKTLKREHLEEERRLLYVALTRAQKNLFLTYPLYYKNEKKEPSRFILELVKRR
- a CDS encoding rhomboid family intramembrane serine protease, which produces MIPLKDLNPSRRFPILNLALILANVLVFFYELSLGRNVVQFFYQFGFVPYNFTLYLAGRTETSYIFPIFTSMFLHGGWAHIIGNMLYLYVFGDNVEDTFGKIDYLLLYILSGVAAVFAQYLIAPLSKIPMIGASGAISGVLGAYLVLFPRAKIISLVPDPFTFGLFFRIVPINAFYYLFI
- the dnaN gene encoding DNA polymerase III subunit beta, whose protein sequence is MEITVDKENLRKLIQQVSTAIPSRATLPILGNILFEIKDNKLFLYASNMDFSIRGYLPVESVENVAFTVPGRSILRILSTLDVPVVKISYADRVSSIKWDKSEYTFPSLPPEEFPRMKEFSEQKSVAVSTDALLTGYSLVGFCAAKDDPRPFLNGILIEVDSDEMRIVASDAHKLGLYIKKIEASDGKLEAILSKDVFDFIENTDEDEVLLAQDKGLFSFTFKRSKLVTRVIEGPYAPYRDVIPREEGFVFRTSVKEMDGSLKRIQEVVSSGSPVVEWTLSPSGSYLSGLSESGKAKEYITGEYKGEDLRIGFNVKFLHEIIRHIPGDEVVFNFYGPKMACKISPADQSEFKLLYLLMPVSLE
- the dnaA gene encoding chromosomal replication initiator protein DnaA; the encoded protein is MEKLSVRENEEKAKEIWSDILEILKTRLPESSFNTWFVKTVGVGYTGDRLIVEAPNSFWIEWIESNYRKVINDILKELGKNLNIIFTPKAKEIEDTVEEAPSSKRVIFSPKYPLNPRFTFDSFIVGKSNEMAYHAATRVAQNPGQEYNPLFIYGGVGLGKTHLLNAIGNFIYSKGSKIRAALIRCEDLMNELIDSLQRKRMKEFREKYRSVDILLIDDIQFLQDKNILQEELFHTFNYLFEKQKQIVMTSDRSPQQIYALEERLVSRFQWGLVTEIGKPDFETRLAITKRKVEEEKILLSEEVIIFIAENIRDNVRSIEGAIKILKAYMSLTKSLVTLDKAKELLANFIKPTPNVTMQEVLRVVAQEFKLTPYDLKSKTRKKEVVLARQIAMYIARNVIGLSLSAIGSYFGGKDHTTVLHSIQKIEQMKDDPQIEVLLNEINRKLKLI
- a CDS encoding DUF1232 domain-containing protein, which encodes MVEDFIKKGSEKVKKEDVEKVVKNEEAIKNRVEELEGKLQKGIKEDLSLLISLIKDYWNDEYKVVPWRTIALIVFALLYLLNPLDLIPDLSLPFGLFDDLAVLGSVLASVKDDLEHYKRWKTSKGEKKEGT
- a CDS encoding ComEC/Rec2 family competence protein yields the protein MNKAKPSSAPWFYIAITMGLGMLLSSKFVPFIALLAFLLVFSITLKNIDFLILALFACIGFLRGIPQQKLQVTLKELDNKTISGNFRLFNESILKLSGTPIELKTSMPGFKQGTLLEIKGIYKSNINTLLPTYVELIEDSKNFFDKIHNRLNFYLMQAFGLYEEGLLIKALLTGDRKDMSKETVENFRKAGVAHLLAISGLHLGFLFMLFNTLFMFIFRNDTISKIFASVFGGLYTFSLGPLAPCLRAFWFLLLLNLSSIIGRKVMALNIWGIAFSLSIFFKPQWLKDPSFLMSYFAILGYLSLSEILSLKIPKEKWTYNIENYFVSVLVPLLFTLPLQVTFFGKVSLACIFSNLFLIPVTFLIIFESFFILFFLATGLPLWIPFRNCAFILSRFMLDSSHRLSNLPGDSLNAHNPASLFVFSILYIILILYILVRIKGKGA